ATTCTATTAAACTTTTTTGCGAATAATTTAATAGCCTCAGTCACCCCATCAATAAAATGAAAGTTATCGGTTTTTTTTACGTAATCGTTCTCGATTTTACGATTAATAACTCCGTCTCTATCCAGAAACAAAGTCCAAGAAGCATCAAAAGTGGTAGGACTTAAATTCATGTTGCGCACGAAGGTAATCTTCGGGAATACCAATATCAATAAAATATTTATTGCTTACAAAGCCGCTGAAATTGATGTGTTCGATGTATTTCTCAAAAAAATCTTTTTCGATGCTAAAAGTTTTTGGAAAGTTAATGGAGGTAAAAAGTGCGCGGTTAAATAAATAAACACCACCGCTTATGCATCCATCTTTGTGCCCATCTTCTTTTTTTTCTTCAAAACCGGTAATTCTAAAACGGTTGTCGATACTCACTGTTCCAAACCTCCCTACTTCATCGTAGTATTTTAAAGCTAAAGTAATTTGGGCAGCATTTTTTTTGTGAAATTCATTCAATTGAAAAAGATCCACACTAAAAAGGGTATCACCATTTAGCACCAATACATTTTCGGAGCTGCATAATTGCATAGCATTCACAATCCCGCCTCCGGTGCCAAGCGGCTCATTTTCGTAGGCGTAAAGCAACTGCATTCCTTCGTACTCGGCACCAAAATATTCCTCAATACTGCGCGAAAGTGGTGAAACGGAAAGAACAACCTTTGGAATATTATAAAAACGTAAATACTTAAATAAATAATGAAGAAATGGTTTCCCATTTACTTCAGCCATTGGCTTTGTATTAGTGCCAATTGCAGGCTGCAAGCGTGTTCCAAAACCTCCGGCTAATATTATCGCTTCTCTTATCATTTGCTTGTATGGAAGTGCGAATGTATAAAATACTTGGTTCTTTCGCTTTGATTTGTTTTGTTAAATCGTCCAACTTGTTAAGCCTTCTTTGGTGAAAGAATATTTTTTTTCGTAGCCACCAAAATGGGTGAGGGCATCCAATACTTTGTAACGGGTATTATCCGGACAATAAAATACCATAAATCCTCCTCCACCGGCACCCGATATTTTTCCGCCGGTAGCTCCATTTTCAATGGCCACACGATAGATATCATCGATTAGCGGATTGGTAATTCCTTGTGTCAGTTGTTTTTTATTTTGCCAGCCGAAATCCAAAATTCTTCCCACTTCATTAATATCGCCACGAAGCAGTATTTCTTTCATCATTTCGGCTTGTTCTTTTAAATGATGAGAAGCTTCAATGGATTGTTGATTTTTGTCGAGGACGTTTTTCATTTGCGATTCAATGATATCGCTACTGAATCGACTTGTTTCGGTATAATATAAAATTAAATTGTGTGCCAATTCCTCCAAATACTGTTCTTTAATTTTAAGTGGGTTTACAATTACTTTATCGTCTTTATAAAACTCCATAAAATTTACACCTCCAAAAGTGGCCGAATATTGATCTTGTCGCCCGCCCGCCATCTTTAAATCCAATCGCTCTATTTCGTATGCTAAATGTGCAATATCGTATTCCCCTAAAGGCAATTTGAGCCATTCGGTAAAGGCACCTAATACTGCTACCACTAAGGTGGAAGATGCGCCCAGTCCTGAACCTGCGGGGGCATCCAAAAAAGTGCTTAAACGAAACGAAAGTGCTTTGTTGGTGAATTTCTTCACTACCTTATTGTACACTTCCTTTATCAAATCTAATTTGCCATCTTGTGGAAGTTCAGTAGCACTCGGGTAATGCAAATTTATTTTGCGATCAATGGATTCAAATTGAATGCTTCCATCGTTCAAGGGTTCTATGGATGCATAAGCATATAAATTTATGGTTGCATTTAAAATGGCACCGCCAAATAAATCGCAATAGGGACTTACATCTGTTCCGCCACCTGCCAAACCTAGTCGAAGAGGGGCTTTGCTTCTAATTATCATAGCTGTTTAAAGCTCCGAAATTAATTTATTAATGCTATCAATCAAGTGTTGCCACGAATATTTTTTCTTTTCTTCTTCCACATTTGCAGCAAAGAAGTTTTCTTTTTTGTTTTCATAAAAATCCACTAAGGCAGCAGCGATTGCTTTACTGTCGGGAGCTACCACATATCCCACCTTACCATCGGGTATCATTTCGGGTAAACCGCCAACATTGGTCACCAACATAGCTTTTCCGAAATGATAGGCAATTTGGGTAACGCCGCTTTGTGTAGCACTTTTGTAAGGTTGTACCACAATATCGGCCGCACAAAAATAATTCACCACTTCTGTATTCGGAATAAATGTTGTTTTCTCAATCACCCACTTTTTTAAATTGTGTTTTTGAATGATTTCTCGATAAGGTTTGGGATCAGAATAATACTCTCCCGCAATAATTAATTTTACATTTAATTCTTGAAATCGCTTGTCCGAAATCGCTTCCAACAATAAATCCAATCCCTTGTAATCTCGAATAAATCCAAAAAAGAGGATGTAAGAAAAGTCTGGTTTCAATTCAAGGCGTTGCAATGCGAGGTCTTTGGAAATGGCTTTTCCGAAATTGTCGTAGAGCGGATGCGGGCTATATAATTTTGGTTTTTTTAAATCAAACAATTCCAAATCTTTCAACACAGATTGCGACATAGTAATAAACGCATCAACCGATTTTACATAATAGGAAGACAAGAGGCGATCCGCAAATCTTTTTTCATGTGGGATAATATTGTCGGTAATGGAGATGATTTTTGTATGCCTATTTCCGCGAATGATGCGTGCGATGGTGCCTAAGCAAGGAGCCATAAATGGCAGCCAATAGCGAATTACAACAAGATCCGGTTTTTGCTTTCGAATACGCAGTCCCACCTTTATCCAATTAAATGGATTGATAGAATTTATGGCTACCGAAATTTTTATTCCGAGCGGTGCAGGTTCGTCGCTCAACTGGGTTTTCCCTGGAAATAAAAAATTGGGGTATTGTAAACTAAAGGTAACAATTTCGGCATCATCCCCGTTTTCCGTAAAGGCTAAACAGAGGCGCTCGTTGAAGGTGGATATACCTCCACCCCTTAAAGGATGCGCCGAACCAATTATTGTTACTTTCAAAGTTGGGACTTACAAACCTGATTTTTTTTCAATTAGGTAACTATTACGGGTAGGGGAATTGCGAGAAATTAATTCCCCTAAAAATCCTGCGAGAAAAAGCATTGTGCCTAAAACCATTGTAGTTAAAGCAATGTAAAAGGAGGGACGCTGTGTAATTAATATTTCGGGTTCATTCAAATAAACCATGTATAGCTTGTTAGCGCCTAAATAAAAGGCCACACAAAAGCCAATCAAAAACATTATGGTTCCTAAGAAGCCGAACAAATGCATGGGGCGCTTGCCAAATTTAGAAACAAATGAAATGGAAAGTAAATCCAGAAACCCATTAATAAAACGCTCCAATCCGAATTTAGTGGAACCGTATTTGCGCTCCTGATGTTGCACTTCTTTTTCGCCAATTTTTGAGAATCCTGCCCATTTTGCAATTACCGGAATATAGCGGTGCATTTCACCGTAAACCTCAATACTCTTAACTACATCCGCTTTATATGCTTTTAATCCACAATTAAAATCATGCAAACTAATGCCACTCATTTTTCGGGTAGCATAATTAAATAATTTGGTTGGAATGGTTTTGGTAAGCGGGTCATAACGTTTTTTCTTCCATCCCGAAACCAAATCATAGCCATCCTGTAAAATCATTTTACGCAATTCCGGAATTTCATCCGGGCTGTCTTGCAAATCCGCATCCATGGTAATGACTACTTTACCTTGAGCCGCTTCAAATCCTACATTTAATGCGGCACTTTTGCCGTAGTTTCGGCGAAATTTAATGCCTTTAATATTGGGATTTTTAGCAATCAATTCCTCTATTTTTTTCCAACTACCGTCTTTACTTCCATCATCCACATAAATAATTTCGTAGCTGTAAGCGTTTAGTAGCATAACGCGCACTATCCAATCGGTTAGCTCTGGCAACGATTCTTCTTCGTTGAGAAGGGGAATTACTAAAGAAAGATCCATTATTGATTTTGTTGGATAAAACTATTGAAAGAATCACCTGAATTAGGATGCTCCTTCTTAATAAAAGCGGCTGTTACCAGCGAAATTATGGTGCCTACAAAAGTATAACCTAAAATTGAAAAGAATGCCATTGATGTGGGATTCATAAAATATTGTGAAGCTTCCATTGCCTTTTCTATTTCTTCATCCGAACGCCCTGAATCCAGCATGTTTTGCTCCGTTTGCTCCATTATTTTTTCGATAATGCTTGAATCCACAAATTTGATGTACAGAAATATCGTGAAAGCAATAATTACACTGGCAAAAAAGGAAATCAAAAAGCCGGAATAAAAGGCAGTCCCATAAGAAATCACACCATTTAATTCTTTATCGCGGTAGTTTTTGGATCCAATAAAAATACCCAAACCGAGCGCTGCATAGCCCATAACTTGCATCAGCCCCGAAAATTTTGTTCCTAAAATGCTCGAAAGTATAAAAACCAGAAAAAGCATTATACCTGTCATACCGCCATAATTCATGGCACTGCGTGAAATACTAAGTTTTGTTTCGCTCATAATTCGGTGTAAACCCTTATCAGTTGGCAAATATAGAAATTAATAAAACAAAATTATTGCAGTTTTATTGTAGGATGTCGCCAAAAACTATACTTTTGCGCCCGGGTAAGTCTCTTACGACCAGCTCCTGTTGAACTCCCCCAGGTTCGGAAGAAAGCAAGGGTAAATGGTTGAGCGGTGCGATAAGAGTAGCTTACCCTTTTTTTGTGCACTTTATTTTGAATTCATGTGACGCAAACTCTTGAATTTCGGTGCCTTAGCATATTTGTAAGGGTTTCCTTACCTTTCCTCCATGAAACTAAAAATCATCCTTTTTGTTTTACTTTGTACAGTTACTTTATTTGCGATTGCATTAACAAAAAAATACATGAATCCAGCTGAAAATAAGATCCGATTTGTTGCTTTAGGCGATTCCTATACTATTTGTGAAGGTGCGGATTGGGAACAATCCTGGCCTTTTATCTTAACCAAGCACCTAAATGAAACACAGGTTCCGACTACATTGATTGCAAATCCTTCGGTTACCGGTTGGACTACACAAGATTTAATTGACAAGGAATTGCCTGTGTATGACGAATCAAATCCTGATTTTGCGACATTGCTTATTGGCGTTAATGATTGGGTTCAAAAAGTTCCGGAAGAGCAGTTTCATAAAAATCTGGTGTTGATTTTGGATAGAATGCAGGCTAAACTTGCTGTGAAAACTAATTTGGTTTTGATTAACATCCCTGATTTTGGGGTAACACCCAAAGGCGCCCAATACAGTGGTGGGCGTGATATTTCCAAAGGTATTGCGGATTTTAATTCCATAATCGAAAAGGAAGCAAAAAAGAGAAACTTAAAAGTGGTAGATATTTATCCCACCACTCAATTGATGAAAAATGATCCAAGATTAATTTCTTCCGACGAATTGCATCCTTCAGCTGCAGAGTATGCGCTCTGGGAAGCACTCATTTTTCCGGTGGTGCATAGTGTATTGAAAAAATAAATCATGATACCCAAACTCGAAGATTTACCGAAACTGGCTAAAAACGCCAAAACCAATACAGAAAAGTTCTTTAATAAGTTGAGAAAGAATCAGCCTAAATTGTTGGATTCAACTGTTGAAGCCATTCACGAGGAAGTATTTGCCACAACCGATTGCCTCAAATGCGCCAACTGCTGCAAAACCACCAGTCCAATATTTTATCAAAAAGATATAGAGCGCTTATCCAAATTGTTTCGAGTGCGTCCTGCAAAATTTATTCAAGAGTATTTGCACATGGACGAAGACAACGATTATGTGCTCAATTCGGCACCTTGTGCGTTTTTAGGAGAGGATAATTATTGTACTGTTTACGACCACCGTCCCAACGCTTGCCGCGAATATCCGCATACCGATAGAAAACGTTTTTATCAGGTGCTGGATATTACTTTAAGAAATACTGCTGTATGTCCGGCTGCTTATGCCATAGTTGAAAAACTTAAAAAAGTAATGTAATGGCTAAAGATATTTTTCACAGCATTCAATTTAAAGCAAAGCCCAAAGTGCTTTATGACTTGATCATGAACCCCATAAAGCACAGCGCTTTTACCGGAGCGGAAGCAATAATTAGTCAACAAATTGGAGGAAAATACAGTGCCTATGATGGTTACATTGAAGGTGAAAACATCGAATTGATTCCAGGGAAAAAAATTGTGCAAACCTGGCGTGCAATGGAGGAGGAGTGGCCCGATGGTGAGAATTCAATTATTGAATTTATATTTATTGAAAATGAAAAAAGAACGGAATTACAGTTTACCCATAAGGATATTCCCCATGCTGTAAAAAGCGATTTCAACAAGGGATGGGTGGAACATTATTGGGAGCCGATGAAAGCCTATTTAAAGGAATAAATGTCTTACTTCGAAATCATCGCGAGCTTGTTGGGACTGACAAGTGTTTGGCTCCTTACCAAACAAAATATGTGGTGCTGGCCTACAGGAATTGTAATGGTGTTGATGTATATCTACATTTTTTACGAAGCCCGCTTGTATTCCGATATGCTCTTGCAAGTATTTTTTGCTGTAATGCAAGTGTATGGTTGGTATTATTGGCAAAAAGGAAAGCGCGATAATGAAACTTTAGTCGTAAAATATTTATCGCAAAAGGAAATTGTTTTTTGGTGCATTTCAGTGATTCTTTTTTCGGGGATTCTCGGATGGTTAATGAAAAAATATACCGATGCCGACTTGCCTTACATTGATGCAACAACTGCTGCCATGAGTGTAATTGCACAATGGCTTATGACAAAAAAAATTATTGAGAATTGGATTTTGTGGATTATTGCAGATGTAATTTATGTGGGGATGTATTTTTACAAAGGACTTTATGCAACATCCATTTTATATTTTATTTTTCTCGGTTTGGCCATTCTTGGATTTATGGAATGGAAGAAATCCTACAAGGTAAAAAAGAGTTCTTAAAAAAATCAGCTCTGCGCCCTCTGCGCCTCCTCCGCGCCCTCTGCGGTTAAAATAAAATATCACAGTTAAAATCCAATAACATTCTTTTTCCACTAGAAAGGAATGTCTGTACTCATTTATAAAGCGCTTCTCAACTATTTTATTCACCTAACTCATCTCTCATTTCCGCAGCCGGATAAGCATATTTTCCTTTTCCTTTAGCAATTTTTGAAAACAGTTTTAGCGCATCTGATTTATTGTTTGCATCTTTTAAATTTAATGCTTTCAACCATTCCGCTTCTTCGTAGTAAGGTGATTTAGCTTGTTTTAAAATTAAATTTAATTGGGCATTAGAAGCTTTGTATTGCTTTAGCATGCGTTCCGTTTTCCCAAGAAAAAATAAGGCCTCTTCATTTTTTGCTTCCGCTTTTAATACCTCTTGCAGTTTTATTTTTGAAGCAGCATAATTTCCGCTCATAAAATCAGCTTTCGCATCTGCCAATAAATTAATTGAGTTAGTGTTTATCGTGTATGCACTCTTTTTTGCAGAACTTTCTTTGCTTAATGCCCTGCTTTGAACTTGTGCGGCTGCCGGAGCTGTTGTTCCGCTAAAGGTTGTCCCGGCTTTTTCGTCAGATTCACTTCGTGTTTTTGCATCGTCTTCCATATCTTTAGCAGCATCCAAAGCGACGGTTTGTGTTTCCTCAACAGCAGTCACAGGTGCTTCAAAAACAGCTTTCCCGGAGCTTAGGTTGGCATCTGTGCTTTTTATCGATTCTGAATTTAAATTGGGTTCAATGCTTGGTTGTGTTGTGGTTATAGGGTTGGATTTACTCGAAAATTCTGTAGGAATATTTTTTATTTCCTGTTTTTCAGATTTATGCGCTGCAACGGATAAGTCTTTATTTTCAGGGGCTACTTCATTACTGCTTTCGGCTGGAGCTAGCGGTTCCGCATTTTCTTTGGGTTTTTCAAGCACACTTACTGCATCTTTCTTTGATTCTCCTGCAAAATAATTGAATAGGAATCCTACTCCTACTAATACAAGAATACTTGCTGCAATAGCAAAATAGTTCCTTCGGGTAATTGAAAAAATAACAGTTTCAGGTTGGGAAATTCTTTTTTCTATACGCGTGTTAATTTCCGTTACATCTTGCGTAAATGATTGCGGAGTTCCTGCAATACGGTAGGCTTCCACCATATCGTTACACAACTCACAATCGGCCAAATGTAATTCTATCGCGCGCATTTCCTCCTTGCTCAGCTTTTGCTGCACATAGCCCCACAATTGCTCGTCGCTTGGACAAACACTTGCACTAAACATTTTGCTAACAGTGCTAGGGTGTGACATTTTTTTGAATTAGTATATTTTTTAAATTTCGTTTTCCGTTCTGAATAAAGCTCTTCACATTGTTAAGGCTTAAGCCTGTTAGATCCGTAATTTCCTGGTAACTTTTCTCTTTCAGGTAGAATAATTCAATGCAAAGTTTTTGTTCTTGGCTTAATTCAAGCAGTGCATTTTCGAGCTCGCTGAGTTTTATTTCTTTTTGATTTTCTTCTTCTTGATGCAAAAAATCGCGGTATTCCATAAGCGGTGTAATCAACTCTGCTGCCTCTCCACCAATTTCGGTAAAATGCTTGTTTTTGCGCAGCTGCATGAGGCAATAATTTTTTGCCACGCTGTGCAACCAACTTTTAAAGTTTGTAATACTATGCTTTTTTAAATCAACCAACAGTTTTTCAAAAACCTGCATGGCGGCATCCTTGCTTTCATCGCGGTTTTGAAAGTATTTTAAACACACCGCATACACCAGAGTGGTATATCTTTCAAATAAAACACCTACACATGCTTTTTCATCGGTTTGCGCATAACGTGCTACCAACTCAAGGTCAGATAAGGTTTTTAAGAAAGGTTGTGCGGAATTCAAATCGTTTTTTTACAAAAATAAGCTTAATCCTGAATTATTTTTTAATCGTTTATGGAAAATTCAAAACACATGCATCTAATCCTCAAATAACAAAATAAACCATCTGCCTCCAGCAGAATAAAACTCAAAATTATGAACACAAAAAAAATCATTTCTAAAACTAACATGCTCTTTATCGTATTTGTTGTCTTTAACTCCTATCTGGTGAATGCCGCCACTGAAAAAAAAGTGAACGCAAAAATCGAAAAGGCAATTGTGTTTTTGCAAGGAGCACAACTTTTTAGCTCTGCCGATTTTAATGTTGGTGTGGGAACAAGCGATTTAATATTTGAAGGAGTTTCTCCATTTATTGAAGCACAAACCCTGCAAGCAATTGGCACAGGAAATATTATTATTTTGGATGTGCGTCACAACATTAAGTATCCGGAAGTTATTGCAGTGGATGAAAAAATAAAACCTAAAAATTTCCGAATCCTAAAAGCGATGGAAGATTCCATTCAGGAATTTAGTTGGACCTTGGAAGATATGTTGGATAAACGTACGGCCTTAACAACCGAGAAGAATACCTTACTCAACAACCGATTAATTAAAGGGGAAACAAAACGTGATTCGCTGGCTTTATTGAAAGAAGCACTGGAATATTTGCGGTTTCGATTAAATAATATCAACACAGAGTTACAAAAATTAAAACGTGAGGAATTTAAAGTTACAGCGGCCAAGCTTCGCACCGAAGAAAGACTTGCCGAATTGAATGCAGAAAACCAACGCAGTGGTGAACAAAATCCCGAACAAAAAAAGGGAGCCATAAACCAAGTTATAGTTACAGTGAGCTCTTTATTTGCAGCGGCGGTTAACATCGACATCAATTATTTTGTGCGCAATGCAGGATGGACACCCAGTTATGATTTGCGTGCTACATCGGCCAACACCAATTTAAAATTGGATCACAAAGCAAGTGTGTATCAAAATTCAGGAATCGATTGGAACGACGCAGCACTCACGCTATCGACCGGAACACCCAATCAGGGAAATACTAAGCCTGAGTTGAATACAAATTACTTGAATTATTATGTGGCAAGAAGCTATTCGTATTCAGGAGCAACCGCTGCACCCTCAATGAATACCATGTCGATAAAATCGACTGCCGATGCAAAATATCTCGATCGTGAAGAGGTGCAATCTAAAACGACAGCAGACTACACAGTTGTAGTAGAAAATCCCATTCGTGTAGACTATGAGATAAAATTAAAATACTCGATTCCGTCCGATAGCAAAACGCACATGGTGGTGGTGCAAAGTAAGGAAGTTCCCTCTTCGTTCGTTTATTCAGCCATTCCAAAGCTTGACCCAAATGCTTTTTTAGTCGCAAAAGTAACGGATTGGGAAAGTATGAATTTGATACCCGGCGCTGCGCGTATTTATTTTGACGGCGGCTATATTGGCGAAACCAGCATCAATCCGCAAGAAATGGAGGATACCTTGCAATTGAATATGGGGCGCGATAAAAGCACCTTAATGGAGCGAAAAAAACTGAAAGATAAAAGCAAAGAGAAAACATTTAATAATGACCGCGTACTTACCTATACCTACGAAATAACTTTGCGAAATACAAAAAGTGCAAGCATTAAATTAGAAATAGAAGACCAAATTCCGGTATCTCAAAATGAAGAAATAAATGTGGCATTGCTCGAATCAACGCATGCAGAGTTGGATGAAGCCACTGGAAAATTAAAATGGAATATAAATTTGAAACCGAAAGAAGTGCGTAAACTTTCGTTTACCTATGAGGTGAAATATCCGAAAAACAAACAACTTGCCGGATTGTAAGAACGATAGAAATAAAAAAATCCCGAACAGTTATTATTCCTGTTCGGGATTTTTTATGAAATGAATTTTAAATTTTAGTTTTTCTCAAGCACATTTAAGCGAGCTTGCATTTGTTGAATGACTTGTTCTAACTTTTCAATTTGTGCTTGCTGTTCTTGAACTGCTTTTACCAATGGAACAGTAAATTCAGAATACCTTAATCCCAAGAGCTTTCCGGACTTATCTATACCGCTAAAATCATAACCTGATTTTTGAGCTGCTTGTTCCACCTCCTGTGCAATAAACCCACTGAAGCTTATTTTTTCAATATCATATTTGCCATCCCAATTCAACGAATTTTCTACTTCTAACAATTTGTTTTCTTTGTCCACATTGAGGTGATAGGTAACCGGACGAAGTGCTTTAATGAAAGCAAGCCCAATCACATTCTCTTCAATGTTATCTTTTATTCGGGCATCGCTAAAATTAGTCCAGGAAACTTGTCCACCAATACTTGAAATGGATGAGTTTCCAATACGTGCTTTGTTGCTTGCATCGGATGTACAAAGGTTTCCAATAGCTATTGCATTACTCAAATTCGCACTTGATGTGCTTGCACCATATCCAATTGCAGTATTTCCCGAACCGCTTATGTTTGTTGAAAGCGCTGCAGCGCCAAATCCGGTATTGGCAGCTCCGGTGGTATTGCTTTGTAATGCCAATGCACCAAAAGCTGAATTATCATAACCACTGGTGTTTAGTGTAAGCGTTTTATGTCCAAAGGCGGAGTTTGTATTTCCTGCATTAGCAGCCAAGGCAATATTCCCAAATGCAGTGCAATTAGGATTAGTATTAAGTCCTGTCCCTGCTGTCAATCCATGAATACGAATATCTTCAATAACGTCTAATAATGCGCCTGGAGTGGTGGTTCCAATTCCAACTTTACCATCTGCTTTAACCGTAAGGCGGTCGCCGCCATTTGTAAAAATAGGAAAATCGAAATTTCCACCTGTACCAATTCCTCCGGTTGCATTTCCGGAAGGGGTAGATAAAAAGACAGAAGCTCCATTTACTGTATTGT
The sequence above is a segment of the Bacteroidota bacterium genome. Coding sequences within it:
- a CDS encoding nucleotidyltransferase family protein; the encoded protein is MIREAIILAGGFGTRLQPAIGTNTKPMAEVNGKPFLHYLFKYLRFYNIPKVVLSVSPLSRSIEEYFGAEYEGMQLLYAYENEPLGTGGGIVNAMQLCSSENVLVLNGDTLFSVDLFQLNEFHKKNAAQITLALKYYDEVGRFGTVSIDNRFRITGFEEKKEDGHKDGCISGGVYLFNRALFTSINFPKTFSIEKDFFEKYIEHINFSGFVSNKYFIDIGIPEDYLRAQHEFKSYHF
- a CDS encoding dehydrogenase, producing MIIRSKAPLRLGLAGGGTDVSPYCDLFGGAILNATINLYAYASIEPLNDGSIQFESIDRKINLHYPSATELPQDGKLDLIKEVYNKVVKKFTNKALSFRLSTFLDAPAGSGLGASSTLVVAVLGAFTEWLKLPLGEYDIAHLAYEIERLDLKMAGGRQDQYSATFGGVNFMEFYKDDKVIVNPLKIKEQYLEELAHNLILYYTETSRFSSDIIESQMKNVLDKNQQSIEASHHLKEQAEMMKEILLRGDINEVGRILDFGWQNKKQLTQGITNPLIDDIYRVAIENGATGGKISGAGGGGFMVFYCPDNTRYKVLDALTHFGGYEKKYSFTKEGLTSWTI
- a CDS encoding glycosyltransferase, giving the protein MKVTIIGSAHPLRGGGISTFNERLCLAFTENGDDAEIVTFSLQYPNFLFPGKTQLSDEPAPLGIKISVAINSINPFNWIKVGLRIRKQKPDLVVIRYWLPFMAPCLGTIARIIRGNRHTKIISITDNIIPHEKRFADRLLSSYYVKSVDAFITMSQSVLKDLELFDLKKPKLYSPHPLYDNFGKAISKDLALQRLELKPDFSYILFFGFIRDYKGLDLLLEAISDKRFQELNVKLIIAGEYYSDPKPYREIIQKHNLKKWVIEKTTFIPNTEVVNYFCAADIVVQPYKSATQSGVTQIAYHFGKAMLVTNVGGLPEMIPDGKVGYVVAPDSKAIAAALVDFYENKKENFFAANVEEEKKKYSWQHLIDSINKLISEL
- a CDS encoding glycosyltransferase encodes the protein MDLSLVIPLLNEEESLPELTDWIVRVMLLNAYSYEIIYVDDGSKDGSWKKIEELIAKNPNIKGIKFRRNYGKSAALNVGFEAAQGKVVITMDADLQDSPDEIPELRKMILQDGYDLVSGWKKKRYDPLTKTIPTKLFNYATRKMSGISLHDFNCGLKAYKADVVKSIEVYGEMHRYIPVIAKWAGFSKIGEKEVQHQERKYGSTKFGLERFINGFLDLLSISFVSKFGKRPMHLFGFLGTIMFLIGFCVAFYLGANKLYMVYLNEPEILITQRPSFYIALTTMVLGTMLFLAGFLGELISRNSPTRNSYLIEKKSGL
- a CDS encoding DUF4199 domain-containing protein, whose translation is MSETKLSISRSAMNYGGMTGIMLFLVFILSSILGTKFSGLMQVMGYAALGLGIFIGSKNYRDKELNGVISYGTAFYSGFLISFFASVIIAFTIFLYIKFVDSSIIEKIMEQTEQNMLDSGRSDEEIEKAMEASQYFMNPTSMAFFSILGYTFVGTIISLVTAAFIKKEHPNSGDSFNSFIQQNQ
- a CDS encoding YkgJ family cysteine cluster protein encodes the protein MIPKLEDLPKLAKNAKTNTEKFFNKLRKNQPKLLDSTVEAIHEEVFATTDCLKCANCCKTTSPIFYQKDIERLSKLFRVRPAKFIQEYLHMDEDNDYVLNSAPCAFLGEDNYCTVYDHRPNACREYPHTDRKRFYQVLDITLRNTAVCPAAYAIVEKLKKVM
- a CDS encoding SRPBCC domain-containing protein; translation: MAKDIFHSIQFKAKPKVLYDLIMNPIKHSAFTGAEAIISQQIGGKYSAYDGYIEGENIELIPGKKIVQTWRAMEEEWPDGENSIIEFIFIENEKRTELQFTHKDIPHAVKSDFNKGWVEHYWEPMKAYLKE
- a CDS encoding nicotinamide mononucleotide transporter translates to MSYFEIIASLLGLTSVWLLTKQNMWCWPTGIVMVLMYIYIFYEARLYSDMLLQVFFAVMQVYGWYYWQKGKRDNETLVVKYLSQKEIVFWCISVILFSGILGWLMKKYTDADLPYIDATTAAMSVIAQWLMTKKIIENWILWIIADVIYVGMYFYKGLYATSILYFIFLGLAILGFMEWKKSYKVKKSS
- a CDS encoding zf-HC2 domain-containing protein, with translation MSHPSTVSKMFSASVCPSDEQLWGYVQQKLSKEEMRAIELHLADCELCNDMVEAYRIAGTPQSFTQDVTEINTRIEKRISQPETVIFSITRRNYFAIAASILVLVGVGFLFNYFAGESKKDAVSVLEKPKENAEPLAPAESSNEVAPENKDLSVAAHKSEKQEIKNIPTEFSSKSNPITTTQPSIEPNLNSESIKSTDANLSSGKAVFEAPVTAVEETQTVALDAAKDMEDDAKTRSESDEKAGTTFSGTTAPAAAQVQSRALSKESSAKKSAYTINTNSINLLADAKADFMSGNYAASKIKLQEVLKAEAKNEEALFFLGKTERMLKQYKASNAQLNLILKQAKSPYYEEAEWLKALNLKDANNKSDALKLFSKIAKGKGKYAYPAAEMRDELGE
- a CDS encoding sigma-70 family RNA polymerase sigma factor yields the protein MNSAQPFLKTLSDLELVARYAQTDEKACVGVLFERYTTLVYAVCLKYFQNRDESKDAAMQVFEKLLVDLKKHSITNFKSWLHSVAKNYCLMQLRKNKHFTEIGGEAAELITPLMEYRDFLHQEEENQKEIKLSELENALLELSQEQKLCIELFYLKEKSYQEITDLTGLSLNNVKSFIQNGKRNLKNILIQKNVTP
- a CDS encoding mucoidy inhibitor MuiA family protein is translated as MNTKKIISKTNMLFIVFVVFNSYLVNAATEKKVNAKIEKAIVFLQGAQLFSSADFNVGVGTSDLIFEGVSPFIEAQTLQAIGTGNIIILDVRHNIKYPEVIAVDEKIKPKNFRILKAMEDSIQEFSWTLEDMLDKRTALTTEKNTLLNNRLIKGETKRDSLALLKEALEYLRFRLNNINTELQKLKREEFKVTAAKLRTEERLAELNAENQRSGEQNPEQKKGAINQVIVTVSSLFAAAVNIDINYFVRNAGWTPSYDLRATSANTNLKLDHKASVYQNSGIDWNDAALTLSTGTPNQGNTKPELNTNYLNYYVARSYSYSGATAAPSMNTMSIKSTADAKYLDREEVQSKTTADYTVVVENPIRVDYEIKLKYSIPSDSKTHMVVVQSKEVPSSFVYSAIPKLDPNAFLVAKVTDWESMNLIPGAARIYFDGGYIGETSINPQEMEDTLQLNMGRDKSTLMERKKLKDKSKEKTFNNDRVLTYTYEITLRNTKSASIKLEIEDQIPVSQNEEINVALLESTHAELDEATGKLKWNINLKPKEVRKLSFTYEVKYPKNKQLAGL